DNA from Asanoa sp. WMMD1127:
GTAGCCGCCGAGGACGCCCACGCCGAGGAACGGGCGGAGCAGGCGTTGGCCGGTCAGGATGTCGGTGACGACCACCATGAGCGCCCCGACGAGGAGGCAGCCGGTGACGTTGATCACGAATGTGGCCCATGGGAAACCGCCGAGCGGGGCGGGCCAGGCGTGCCCGATTCCATAGCGGGCGAGGGCGCCGAGGACTCCGCCGGAGGACACCGCGACCAACACCGGCCACTGCTTCTCGCGGCGTTGAGCGGGAATTTCGAGGTCGACGTCGGAGTCGGTCGGCAGGCCCGGCTCGGGTCGCGAAAACCTCATGAATCTCCCCCCGCCGACGGTCACGATGGTAATGGGAATGTCGCACCCGGCGGTTAGAACAGACGGGACACGTCCCGCCAACGGAGGAGCGCCATGACTTCCACCCTGTCGGCACAGGTAACGGGCCCGGTGCTGGCCCCTTACGACGAGGGCTACGCCGACGAGGTCGCCGCCTGGAACCGGGTGGCCACGCACACGCCTGACCTCGTGGTCGGCGCCGCGTCGGCCGACGACGTCGCCGCCGCCGTCCGCTACGCCCGCGACCACGGCCTGCACGTCACGGTCCAGGGCACCGGCCACGGCGCCGAGGCGTCCGTCACCTCGGGCCTGATGATCACCACCAAGCGGCTCGACACGCTCACGATCGACCCCGCCACCCGCACCGCCACCATCGGCGCGGGCCAGCAGTGGGGCAACGTGGTCGCGGCGGCGGCCGAGCACGGGCTGCTGCCGATCTCGGGCGCGGCCTCCACTGTGGGCGTCGTCGGCCTGCTGGTCGGTGGCGGCCTGGGCCCGCTGGCCCGCAGCCACGGCTACGCCTCCGACTACGTCGAGAGCTTCACCGTCGTCACCGGGCAGGGCGAGGTCGTCGAGGCCAGTGGCACCGACCACGCCGACCTGTACTGGGCGCTGCGCGGCGGCAAGTGGGGCCTGGGCATCGTGACGGAGGTGCGGGTCCGGCTGGTCGAGCTGACCCGGCTCTACGCCGGCTCGCTGATGTTCGAGGGCGCCGCGATCGAGCCGGCCTTCCGGGCCTGGGTCGACTACACGGCCACCGCCGACGACCAGGTGTCGACCAGCGCCGCGATCATCCGGATGCCGCCGTTCGAGCAGGTGCCCGAGCCGCTGCGCGGGCGCACGCTGCTGACCGTGCGGTTCGCCTACCCGGGCGACGTCGACCGCGGCGCCTCGCTCGCCGCCCCGCTGCGGGCCGCGGCGCCGGTCTATCTCGACGGGCTCGGGGAGCTCCCGGCCGGGCAGATCGCCCGGATCCACAACGACCCGACCGAGCCGGGCGCCAGCCAGGTCTACGGCCTGCTGCTAGACCCGGTCGACCAGGACTTCGCGACCGCGTTCCTGGCGGCCTTCGGCCCGGAGGCGGAGACCCCGTTCGTCTCGGCCGAGCTGCGCCACCTCGGGGGAGCGGCCGCGCGTGACGTCGAGGGCGGGTCGGCGGTGGCCGGCCGCGCGGGCAGCTTCGCCTGCTCGCTGGTCGGTGTGCGGCCCGACTTCTTCGACAAGGTGCTGCCCGACGCCGCCTACGACTGGCAGGAGGCGACCGCCCGGTGGGTGCGCGCCGACGGCAACGCCAACCTGATGGGCCTGCCCGTCACGGCGGAGCGGCTGGCCACCATGTGGTCCGAGGGCGCCAACATCCGGCTCGGCGAGGTCCGCTGGCGTTACGACCCCGACGGCGTCTTCGCCAAGCCGGCCTGAGCCGGTTGCCGGGGTGCCCGCCGCCGGCGGGCACCCCGGGCGCGCTCAGGCCGGCAGGAAGATCTGCGGCCGGCCAGGGTGCTCGTGGAAGCGGCGCAGGCCCGCGACACCGGAGAGCACACCACCCCAGGCCGCGTACGGCGGGTTGGCGGTGTCGAAGCCGCTCTGCACGAGGGTGATCCGCGTCCGGCCACCGGAGCCGGCCAGCTCCCAGGTGCCGACGCCGCCCGGGCCCCAGTCGACCGAGAGCCGCGTGTCGGGCACCAGCTCCAGGATCTTCGCCGGGCTGGGGTTGTTGTCGAGCCCGCCCATCGCGAACCGGCCGCCCTCCCAGGGCTCGATGCCGACCGGGAAGCCGAACCACTCGCTCGCCTGCGCGGAGTCGGTCAGCGACGCGAAGACCCGTTCCGCCGGCGCGCCGACCTCGAACTCGGCGCGGAGGTCGGCCGAGGTGAAGTCGACCTTGGGGGTCAACGCCCGCCCCTCCAGGTGGTCGGCCAGGTTGGCGATCGCCAGCGCCCAGAAGGTCTGCAGCACGCCGCGGATGTTGCCGCTCATCACGTCGGCGAAGTCGAAGTGGCTCTGGTCGACGGCGACGATCGTGCTGTCGTCGCCCTCGGCCTCGAGCGTGATGTCGGTGGTGGTGTCGACGCCGTCGAGGTGCCAGGTGAACGCGACTCCGGTGTCGTCGGCCCGGATCGGCCGCTGGTGGGGCGCATCGCCCTCGGGCGTGTAGCGACCCCAGAACTGGTAGCGCCCCGGCAGGTCGACCTCGGCGTGCTCGGCCAGCCACATCCGCAGCTGGGCGGCGTCGGTGAGCGCCTGGTGCACCTGCTTGATCGGTGCGTTGACCCGGGCCTTGGCGATGACGGTCATGCTTCTTCCCCCTTGGGATAGGTGGCCACGACGAGCTTGAAGGCGTCGCCTTCGGCTCCGCCGTAGCGGGTGAACAGCGCCTGCAGCGTCGACTGCAGGTCGTCGAGGAACTCCTTGCGCCGCTCGGGGCGGATGCGGATCTCACCGGAGAGGCCGATGGACGGCAGCTCCGGCGCGGTGCGGTCCAGCGCGCCGATGTCGGCCTGGACCTCTTCCATCAGGTCGAGCAGGTAGCCGAGGCTCAGCTCGTCCTGGGCCTTGCGCAGGCCGATCCGCCCGACCAGCCGCGGCGACAGCCAGTAGGACCGGGCGCCGGCCTGGTAGATCCCCTCGCTGATGCCGCGCACCTTGCGCTCCGACACCTGCGTGGCGAGGCCGGCTTCGACCAGCCGTTTGACGTGGTAGTAGACCCGCTGCGGGGTCTGGCCGAGCGCCGTCGCGACCTCGGTGCAGGTGCGGGGCTCGGCGAGCTGCCGCAGCACCTCGATCCGCTGCGGCTTGAGCAGTGCCTCGGCCTGCTCGATCTGCTCCAGGTACAGGACATCTCTCATAGCGAAAACGAGTCTTTACGTAAAAGAAGATTTTGTCAATAGGCTCGGTGGTGCCGCTGAGCTGGGCGTTTTTGGCGATACGCCAGCTTTCAGACGTGAGTGCTTCTTATGGTGATTCCGCAGCTTCCGTCGTGACGCCCGTGCAGGGCGTGTTTCGTGAGGAGTAGCCCCATGTACAGACGCGTCACTCTGATGTCCGTCGTGGCGGCCGCCGCCGCCATGGTGGGGATCGGCGCCGCGCCCGCTGTGGCCGCGCCCGGACCCACCGCCACCACCGGCATCACCTTCCAGATCACCGCCGGCGGCCTGACCATCACCGCACCGGCCAGCGTCAACCTCGGCTCGGGGGTGACCGGCGGCACCGTCAGCGGCGCCATCGGTCCGGTCCAGGTCGTCGACCAGCGCGGTCTGCTGGTCGCCGCGTGGACCGCCACCGTCTCGTCGACCGCCTACACCACCGGCGGTGGCACCGCGCCCGAGACGATCGCGGCGTCGGCGGCCACGTACACCCCTGGTCTCCCGACCGCGACCACCGGCGTGCCGGTCCCGGTCGCGGGCCTGCCCGGGACGCTGGGCGCGCCGCGCACCGCCTACACCGCCACGGCGGTCGGGTCGAACTCCGTGACCTGGAACCCGAACCTCTCCATCGCCATCCCGGCGGCCGCGGTCGCGGGCACCTACTCGGGAACGGTGACCCATTCGGTGGCGTGACCGGTTCCACCTGGCAGTGGCGATCGCGGCCCTCGTGGCCGCGGTCGTCATTCCGTCGTCCTCGTCCGCCGCGGTCCCGGCGGCGCCTCCGCTCCCGGCCGCGGCCGGGGCGACCGGCGAGGACAACCAGGTGGGCATCCGGCTTCTCGAAGCGCCCGTGGCACGGCGGGACGACCCGCGGGCACACATGTACATCGTGGACCATCTGGCGCCCGGCACCCGGATCAGCCGGCGCTTCGAGGTGGTCAACCGCACCGACGAGGCGCGGGAGTTCGAGATCTACCCCGGCGCGGCGACGGTCGAGAACGACGAGTTCGTCTTCGGCACGGACCGCGAGACCAATGAGCTGAGCTCGTGGACGAAGGTCTCCGTCGACCGGGCCGCGTTGCAGGCCGGCGAGAGCATCGAGGTCGACGCGCTCATCGAGGTGCCGAAGCAGGCGTCGCGCGGCGAGCGCTACGCGGTGCTGTGGGCGGAGACCCGCGCCGCGCCGGACAAGAAGGGCAACATCGGCGCGATCCGGCGGGCCGGCATCCGGGTCTACCTCAGCGTCGGCCCGGGCGGCGAGCCGATCTCCAGCTTCGACATCGGTGACGTCACGGCGAGCCGGGGCGACGACGGCGTGCCGCGCATCTCGGCGGTCGTGCACAACACCGGCGAGCGGGCGCTGGACATCAACGGGACGCTGAAGCTCGAGGACGGACCGGGCAGCATGCGGGCGGGCCCGTACCAGCTGGCCACCGTGACCACCCTCGCGCCCGGCGCCAGTGGCATCGTCGTCGCCGCACTCGACGCGAAGCTGCCCGACGGCGCGTGGCGGCTCGAGTTGGAGCTGGCCAGCGGCACGGTCAAGCGCCACCTCGACCTGGCCGTGACGCTGCAGCCGCCGGGCCTGAGCATGGTCGCCACGGTGATCGAGAACTGGTGGGGCTGGATCGGCGGCGCCGTGGCGGCGCTGGTGGCCTTCGCCCTGGTCGCCCTGCTCCTTTTGCGCCGGCGCCGGCCGGCCACCGCCACGACCTATCGGCCGCGGCACCTCTGATCCCGCGTGACCCGGGGCCCTTCGCGGCCCTGGGCCTACGCGCGCTCCATCACGATCTCGGCGGGATCTTCCGGACTCGGTCCGATGTGGACGAAACCGGCGCGTTCGTAGAGGCGGATGGCGGCCGCGTTGTCCTTGCGGACGGACAGCTGGACCCGGGTGGCGCCGCGCGCGGTGGCCCAGGCGGCCAGGTCGGCGATGAGCGCGTCGCCCACCCCGTGCCCGCGGCCCGCCGGGCTGACCCAGACCGAGATGACCTCGATCGCCCCGTCGCCGGCCGGCACGCCCGTGGCCATCCCGACCGGGGCTCCGTCACGATAGGCGACCAGGTCGCGGGCGCCCGGGATCCGCAGCCGGTCGCGCCACTGCTCCTCGCTCGCGTCCTGCCAGCCGGCCAGCGTCGACCCGAACGCGTAGGGCGCCTCGGCCAGCGCCGCGAGCCGCAGGTCGCGCCACAGCTTCCAGTCGTCCTCGGACAGCACGCGCAGATCAACCATGGCGAGCAGGATGCCGTGCCGGCGCGCCGTCCGCCACCGGATTCGGTGATACGCCGAAACGTTCGCGCCCGCCCCGGCCGCCCGCCTAGCGTCGGCCGCCATGACCTACGCGATCGAACAGCTCAACCCCGCGATCCTGCCCGAGCGGACCGGCGCCTACACCCACGGCACCGTCGTCACCGGCGCCCGCCGCACGGTCTTCGTCAGCGGTCAGGTGCCCTGGGCCGAGCAGGGTGTCGTCCCGCCGGACTTCGCCGACCAGTGCCGGCTCACCTGGCGCAACGTCCTGGCCGTCCTGGCCGAGGCCGGCATGGGCGTGCCGAACCTCGCCCAGGTGACGACCTACCTGTCCGACCGGGCCTACCGCGAGGAGAACGGCCGCATCCGCCACGAGGTGCTCGGCGACCATCGACCGGCGATCACCATCATCATCACGGACATCTACGCGCCCGAATGGCTCCTGGAGATCGAGGCCGTCGCGGTCGACTAGGCGATGAACGTTTCCAGCAGCTGCCAGCCGAGGGGGCTGGGCTCGTGCCGCGCGCGGCGGGCCTCGCGGACCGTCACCACCAGACCGGCGCGGCGGAGGTGGGCGACCTGCGCCGAGGCGGTCGAGGGGGCGACGCCCAGCGCCGCGGCCAGGTCGCCGGTGCCACAGCCCGGCCGGGTCGCGATGGTCCGCAGCACCGCGGCCCGCCGTGCGCCGATCGGGTCGGCCAGGCGCCCGCCGGGGTCGCCCGGGTTCCGCCAGAACGCGCCGGCGGTGCGGGCCGGGTAGAAGAGCATCGGCTGTTGCCGGTCGTTGAGCTGCCGATGGACGCCGTCGGTGAGGAACATGCTCGGCACGAGCACCAGCCCGCGCCCGTGCAGCGGGTAGTCGGGCTCGGGCGGGCCCGCGTACTCCAGGAAGGGGTGGTGCCAGCGCACCAGGTCGGGGTTCAGCGTCGCCAGCATCGTCTCGACACCGTGCCGGGCGGCCAGCCGCGCCCGATGCGCCACGTCGGCCGCGAGCTGCGCGTGCAACCGTGGCCAGTCCTCGGCCAGCAGGGCCCGGTGCAGGGCCGCGAACGACGTAGCGAGCGTGCGCCGTCCGCGGTCCGGATGCGCCACCAGGTCGTCGACCACCCGCACGCGGGTACGCAGGACGGCGCCGAACGCGACCGTGTCGGCCACCACCGGCGCTCCCGGATCGTCGAGCGCGGCCGCGAGCTCCTCGGCGAAGGTGCGCGCGACGCGGGGCGGCTCAGGCGTCAGGAAATCGGGCATGTGGCGCGGATGAGCCCCGCACAGCGCGAGCGCGGGAGCGGCGGCCGCGGGCAGGACCCGCCGTGCCGCGTGCCGCCACGCGGCCAGCCCCGGGCGGTGCCTGCCGCAGTCCCAGACCGCGGGCGGCCTTCAACGTCTCCTGGAACGGCAGGACGGCGAACCGGATCCGGCCCAGATCCGGCCCGGAGAGCACGAGGCGCGGCATCGCGCCACGATAGCTAGCCCACGTTGGCCGGTGCGGTGGCGTCGCGTTGGGCGGGTATGCGGGCCGGCGCGCGCAGGCGGCGGACCTCCGGGGCGAGCAGGGCGCCGGCGGTGGCCAGCACGACCAGGGCGGCGCAGCCCAGGAGGGCGGCGGGCGTGCCGGTCGCACCGGCGATCGGGCCGGCGACCAGCAGGCCGAGCGGCGCGAACGAGAGCGACCCGAGCAGGTCCCACGAGCTGACCCGGGACAGCGCCTCGGCCGGCACCTCGCGCTGCAGCGTGGTCGACCAGAGCACCCCGAACACGTCGCCCGCGACGCCCGCGAGGAAGGCCGCCGTGACCACCACGAGCAGCGGTGCCGCGACCGCGAGGAGCACCATCGGCAGCGCCGCGGTCGCGGTCACCAGGGCGGCCACCAGGATCGGCCGGCGCGGGTGGACGCGGACCGCGATGCCGACGCCAAGAAAGGTGCCGGCCGCCTGGGCCGCCGTGATGGCCGACCAGGCGGGCGCGCCGCCGAGCCGGTCCACGGACAGGAGCGGACCGAAGACGCCGACGTACGCGTTGATCGCCGCGACCACGAACGCGTACTGCCCGACCACCGCCCACAGCCACTGCCGCGACGCGAACTCCCGCCAGCCGCGGCGCAGCTCCGACCAGACCGAGGCGGGCACCCGGGCGACCGCCGGCACCCGCGGCATCACGGCGATCAGCAATGCCGAGGCGAAGAACGACGCCGCGTTGAGCGCGACCGCCCAGCCGGCGCCGACCAGCGCCACCGTGGTGCCCGCCAGCGCCAGGCCCAGGATCAGGCCGAGGTTGAAACCGATCCGGAGGAGGCCGTTGGCGGACTGCCGGCGCTCCGGCGGCACCAGGTCCGGCAAGATCCCGTCGTACGCCGGGAGGAAGACGGCGCTCGCGACCCCGGCCAGCGCCGCGAAGACGCCGACGGCCACGAGCGGCGCGTGGCCGGTCAGGAACATCAGCGTCAGGCCGGTCCAGGCGACGCCCGCGAACAGCTCCGCGGCGAGCAGCACCCGGCGCCGGGGGAACCGGTCGCCGATGACGCCGCCGGCCAGGATCAGCACCAGCTGGGGGAGGGCCTGGCAGGCCAGCACGACCGAGAGCGTGACCGGCGACGAGCCGGGCAGCGCCAGCACCGCGAAGGCCAGCGCCACCCGGCCGAAGCCGGTGCCCAGCACCGAGATCGTGCGGGCGGTGAACAGGAGGGCGAACGGCCGGTCGGCCAGCAGGGCACGCATCGGCCCCGGACTCTAGCCAACCGCGTACCGGTGGTGGGTGACGCCGGACCGGAACACGTCGCATTTCTCCAGCGTCAACTGGACCCGCGGCCCCTCGTCCTCGAACAGCCGCTGGCCGCCGCCGACCACCAGCGGGTGGACGAACAGGCTGAGTCGGTCGACCAGTCCGGCGCGGAGCAGCAGCCGGACCACCGAGATGCTGCCGACCACCGAGATCGGGCCGCCCGGCGCGGCTTTCAGCTCCGCGACCCGCTCCGCCACGTCACCCGCCGGCAGCAGGCGCGAGTTGCGCCAGGCGAGCGATGACAGCGAGCGGGACACCACGAGCTTCTCGGGTTGGTTCATCCGCGCGCCGAGCGGGTCGTCGTCGGTCAGGTGCGCGAACGCCCCGGCGAAGGTCTCGTAGGTGACCCGGCCCAGCAGCATCGTGTCGGCCGGCTCGGACCACATCGCGGTCATCATCTCCTCGTCGACGTACGACATGTGCCATTTCTCCGGCGCCTCGACGACACCGTCCAGCGAGACGAACTGACCCACCGTGATCGTGCGCATTGGTTGCTCCCGACAACTCCAGGGGGCGGCGAGTTCCGCCCGACACCTGTTCCGCGATCGGCGGCGGCGGTTTTCGACACGGACCCGCTAGATTTCTCGGGTGCGCTTTCTGATGACCCTCAACGCCCCCGTGCGCCCGCCCGACCAGCAGCTCTACGCCGAGATGGGCCGGTTCGTCGACGAGCTCGCCCAGGCCGGCGTGCTGGTCGCCACCGGCGGGCTGGCGATGGACGGCACCCACGTCTCGGCCCGGGACGGCAAGGTGACCGTGGTCGACGGCCCCTACCCCGAGACCAAGGAGACGATCATCAGCTTCGCCCTGGTCGACGTGGCCAGCAAGGACGAGGCGATCGAGCTCAGCCGCCGGTTCTTCGGGATCACCGGCGACGGCGAGGGCGACCTGCGCCAGGTGTTCGGTCCGGAGTAATGGACCCGCGGTCCACCGTCGAGGCGGTCTGGAAGCAGGAGTCGGCGCGAATCGTGGCGGCCCTGCACCGGCTGGTCCGCGACGTCGGGCTGGCCGAGGACCTGGCCCAGGACGCGTTGCTCGCCGCGCTGGAGGAGTGGCCGGTCAAGGGTGTGCCGGCCAACCCGGGCGGTTGGCTGATGCTGACCGCCAAGCACCGGGCGATCGACCGGCTGCGGCGCGACGACCGGCTCCGCGCCAACCTGGCCGAGCTGGGCCGGGCCGCGCAGCGGGAGACCGGCCCCGACGAGTTCGCGGCGGTGCTCGACGACGGCGCGGGCATCGACGACGACGTGCTCCGCCTGATCTTCATCGCCTGCCACCCGGTGCTGTCCCGCGAGTCGAGCGTGGCGCTCACCCTCCGGATGATCGGCGGCCTGACGACGGGTGAGATCGCGCGCGCGTTCCTGGTGCCCGAGCCGACGATCGGGCAGCGGATCTCCCGGGCCAAGCGGACCATCGGCGACCGGAAGATCCCCTTCGAGGTGCCGCCGCCGGCCGATCGGGCGGAGCGCCTCGCCGCGGTCCTCGAAACCATTTACCTGATCTTCAACGAGGGGTACGCCGCGACGGCGGGCGACGACTGGATGCGCCCGGCCCTGGCGCACGAGGCCGTCCGGCTCGGCCGGATGCTGGCCGGCCTGGCGCCGACGGAGCCCGAAGCGCACGGCCTGGTCGCGCTGATGGAGCTGCACGCGTCCCGGATGGCGGCCCGGCTGGGCCCGGACGGCCAACCCGTCCCGCTGCTCGAGCAGGATCGCGGGGCCTGGGACCAGGAGCTGATCCGCAGCGGGTTCGCGGCCCTGCTGCGGGCGCAGGAGGCCGGCGGACCACCCGGCCCGTACGTGCTGCAGGCCGCGATCGCGGCGAACCACGCGCGGGCGGCGGAAGCCGGCGACACCGACTGGGTCGGCATCGCCGGGCTCTACGAGCTGCTCGTGCGGCGCACGCCGACCCCGGTGGTCGAGCTGAACCGGGCCGTGGCGGTGGCCATGGCGTACGGCCCCGAGCGCGGGCTCGCGATCGTCGACGGGCTGGCCGACTCGCTGCGCGACTATCACCTGCTGCCGGCCGTCCGCGGTGACCTTCTGCGCCGGCTGGGCCGCGAGGCGGAGGCCCGGGCCGAGTTCGCCCGCGCGGCGGAGCTGGCGCGCAACGCCGCGGAGCGGGACGTGCTGCTGGCGCGCGCCGCGATGTAGCCGGAGTTTCCCATCAATCTATCTATACGTATCGACATGTTGGCGGGGATCGGGTCGACTGACTT
Protein-coding regions in this window:
- a CDS encoding DUF6596 domain-containing protein; the encoded protein is MDPRSTVEAVWKQESARIVAALHRLVRDVGLAEDLAQDALLAALEEWPVKGVPANPGGWLMLTAKHRAIDRLRRDDRLRANLAELGRAAQRETGPDEFAAVLDDGAGIDDDVLRLIFIACHPVLSRESSVALTLRMIGGLTTGEIARAFLVPEPTIGQRISRAKRTIGDRKIPFEVPPPADRAERLAAVLETIYLIFNEGYAATAGDDWMRPALAHEAVRLGRMLAGLAPTEPEAHGLVALMELHASRMAARLGPDGQPVPLLEQDRGAWDQELIRSGFAALLRAQEAGGPPGPYVLQAAIAANHARAAEAGDTDWVGIAGLYELLVRRTPTPVVELNRAVAVAMAYGPERGLAIVDGLADSLRDYHLLPAVRGDLLRRLGREAEARAEFARAAELARNAAERDVLLARAAM
- a CDS encoding CrcB family protein translates to MRFSRPEPGLPTDSDVDLEIPAQRREKQWPVLVAVSSGGVLGALARYGIGHAWPAPLGGFPWATFVINVTGCLLVGALMVVVTDILTGQRLLRPFLGVGVLGGYTTFSTYAVESRDLITAGAPGTAAAYLVGTLLATCAAVFVGMTAARFVAWRGKS
- a CDS encoding dihydrofolate reductase family protein; its protein translation is MRTITVGQFVSLDGVVEAPEKWHMSYVDEEMMTAMWSEPADTMLLGRVTYETFAGAFAHLTDDDPLGARMNQPEKLVVSRSLSSLAWRNSRLLPAGDVAERVAELKAAPGGPISVVGSISVVRLLLRAGLVDRLSLFVHPLVVGGGQRLFEDEGPRVQLTLEKCDVFRSGVTHHRYAVG
- a CDS encoding YciI family protein, with translation MRFLMTLNAPVRPPDQQLYAEMGRFVDELAQAGVLVATGGLAMDGTHVSARDGKVTVVDGPYPETKETIISFALVDVASKDEAIELSRRFFGITGDGEGDLRQVFGPE
- a CDS encoding FAD-binding protein; its protein translation is MTSTLSAQVTGPVLAPYDEGYADEVAAWNRVATHTPDLVVGAASADDVAAAVRYARDHGLHVTVQGTGHGAEASVTSGLMITTKRLDTLTIDPATRTATIGAGQQWGNVVAAAAEHGLLPISGAASTVGVVGLLVGGGLGPLARSHGYASDYVESFTVVTGQGEVVEASGTDHADLYWALRGGKWGLGIVTEVRVRLVELTRLYAGSLMFEGAAIEPAFRAWVDYTATADDQVSTSAAIIRMPPFEQVPEPLRGRTLLTVRFAYPGDVDRGASLAAPLRAAAPVYLDGLGELPAGQIARIHNDPTEPGASQVYGLLLDPVDQDFATAFLAAFGPEAETPFVSAELRHLGGAAARDVEGGSAVAGRAGSFACSLVGVRPDFFDKVLPDAAYDWQEATARWVRADGNANLMGLPVTAERLATMWSEGANIRLGEVRWRYDPDGVFAKPA
- a CDS encoding DUF5937 family protein, whose product is MPDFLTPEPPRVARTFAEELAAALDDPGAPVVADTVAFGAVLRTRVRVVDDLVAHPDRGRRTLATSFAALHRALLAEDWPRLHAQLAADVAHRARLAARHGVETMLATLNPDLVRWHHPFLEYAGPPEPDYPLHGRGLVLVPSMFLTDGVHRQLNDRQQPMLFYPARTAGAFWRNPGDPGGRLADPIGARRAAVLRTIATRPGCGTGDLAAALGVAPSTASAQVAHLRRAGLVVTVREARRARHEPSPLGWQLLETFIA
- a CDS encoding GNAT family N-acetyltransferase, whose product is MVDLRVLSEDDWKLWRDLRLAALAEAPYAFGSTLAGWQDASEEQWRDRLRIPGARDLVAYRDGAPVGMATGVPAGDGAIEVISVWVSPAGRGHGVGDALIADLAAWATARGATRVQLSVRKDNAAAIRLYERAGFVHIGPSPEDPAEIVMERA
- a CDS encoding helix-turn-helix domain-containing protein; this encodes MRDVLYLEQIEQAEALLKPQRIEVLRQLAEPRTCTEVATALGQTPQRVYYHVKRLVEAGLATQVSERKVRGISEGIYQAGARSYWLSPRLVGRIGLRKAQDELSLGYLLDLMEEVQADIGALDRTAPELPSIGLSGEIRIRPERRKEFLDDLQSTLQALFTRYGGAEGDAFKLVVATYPKGEEA
- a CDS encoding MFS transporter, with protein sequence MRALLADRPFALLFTARTISVLGTGFGRVALAFAVLALPGSSPVTLSVVLACQALPQLVLILAGGVIGDRFPRRRVLLAAELFAGVAWTGLTLMFLTGHAPLVAVGVFAALAGVASAVFLPAYDGILPDLVPPERRQSANGLLRIGFNLGLILGLALAGTTVALVGAGWAVALNAASFFASALLIAVMPRVPAVARVPASVWSELRRGWREFASRQWLWAVVGQYAFVVAAINAYVGVFGPLLSVDRLGGAPAWSAITAAQAAGTFLGVGIAVRVHPRRPILVAALVTATAALPMVLLAVAAPLLVVVTAAFLAGVAGDVFGVLWSTTLQREVPAEALSRVSSWDLLGSLSFAPLGLLVAGPIAGATGTPAALLGCAALVVLATAGALLAPEVRRLRAPARIPAQRDATAPANVG
- a CDS encoding SRPBCC domain-containing protein, producing MTVIAKARVNAPIKQVHQALTDAAQLRMWLAEHAEVDLPGRYQFWGRYTPEGDAPHQRPIRADDTGVAFTWHLDGVDTTTDITLEAEGDDSTIVAVDQSHFDFADVMSGNIRGVLQTFWALAIANLADHLEGRALTPKVDFTSADLRAEFEVGAPAERVFASLTDSAQASEWFGFPVGIEPWEGGRFAMGGLDNNPSPAKILELVPDTRLSVDWGPGGVGTWELAGSGGRTRITLVQSGFDTANPPYAAWGGVLSGVAGLRRFHEHPGRPQIFLPA
- a CDS encoding RidA family protein, whose amino-acid sequence is MTYAIEQLNPAILPERTGAYTHGTVVTGARRTVFVSGQVPWAEQGVVPPDFADQCRLTWRNVLAVLAEAGMGVPNLAQVTTYLSDRAYREENGRIRHEVLGDHRPAITIIITDIYAPEWLLEIEAVAVD